In Halanaeroarchaeum sp. HSR-CO, one DNA window encodes the following:
- the hemH gene encoding ferrochelatase, with amino-acid sequence MNVGVVLLNFGEPATPDRAEVTTYLERIFFDNADLERYDTEAEARERARTLAERRAPALIEEYEAIGGSPLQAQAEAQAESLQAELEGRGYDARTYLGYQYTEPLIGDAVEAAFDDGVEHLIGFPVYPLSGPSTNVFAVDDLEAAVRDRDRDVQWNAVTGWHRHPTYPRMRAENVQSFVSQSGLDLQDPDTELLFSAHGTTLHYLEEGSRYDQYVDEYTETMAALLGVDDYTLGFQNHENRDIPWTEPEVEEAIATVDAERVVVEPASFLHEQSETLSELDEELAEEAEAAGLEFYRVPVPHDEPRLPGIMADLVEPFIADFDPRYYQLRQCQCRDEPGTYCLNADL; translated from the coding sequence ATGAACGTCGGCGTCGTCCTGTTGAACTTCGGCGAACCTGCAACGCCGGATCGTGCGGAAGTGACCACGTATCTCGAGCGGATCTTCTTCGATAACGCGGACCTCGAGCGATACGATACCGAAGCCGAGGCCAGAGAGCGTGCCCGGACCCTGGCGGAGCGGCGGGCGCCGGCCCTCATCGAGGAGTACGAGGCGATCGGCGGGTCGCCGCTCCAGGCGCAGGCGGAAGCACAGGCCGAGTCCCTCCAGGCCGAACTCGAAGGGCGCGGCTACGACGCGAGGACCTACCTCGGCTATCAGTACACCGAACCGCTCATCGGGGACGCCGTGGAAGCGGCATTCGACGACGGCGTCGAGCACCTCATCGGCTTCCCGGTCTACCCGCTCAGCGGCCCCTCGACGAACGTCTTCGCGGTCGACGACCTCGAAGCGGCCGTCAGGGACCGCGACCGTGACGTGCAGTGGAACGCGGTCACGGGGTGGCACCGCCATCCGACCTATCCACGGATGCGGGCGGAGAACGTCCAGTCGTTCGTCTCCCAGTCCGGCCTGGACCTCCAGGATCCAGACACGGAACTGCTCTTCTCGGCGCACGGGACGACCCTCCACTACCTGGAGGAGGGGAGTCGATACGACCAGTACGTCGACGAGTACACCGAGACGATGGCCGCGCTCCTCGGTGTGGACGACTATACGCTGGGATTCCAGAACCACGAGAACCGCGATATCCCCTGGACGGAGCCGGAAGTCGAGGAAGCCATCGCAACGGTGGACGCCGAGCGCGTGGTCGTCGAGCCAGCGAGCTTCCTCCACGAGCAGTCCGAGACCCTCTCGGAACTCGACGAGGAACTGGCCGAGGAGGCCGAGGCGGCGGGACTGGAGTTCTACCGGGTACCGGTTCCCCACGACGAACCGCGCCTCCCCGGCATCATGGCCGATCTGGTCGAACCGTTCATCGCCGACTTCGACCCGCGCTACTACCAGCTCCGACAGTGTCAGTGCCGGGACGAACCGGGAACGTACTGTCTCAACGCCGATCTGTAG
- a CDS encoding NAD-dependent epimerase/dehydratase family protein gives MERALVIGGTKFIGRHLVVELLENEYDVTLFNRGSHENPFADDPNVDHFEGDRTNDGALEAARDAVDPDVVFDVVAYHPRDVESATRIFADGDAYVYVSSGEAYAVDAIPKREDDTPWHDCTDEQATDDTFATYGNRKAEGDRAVVRAAERGVRAMSVRPPVVYGPHDYRERLDYWLHRIDTYDRIVVPGDGTNVWHRAFAPDLATALRLVAEEGTAGEVYNVADQNAVSLDRMITLAVEALDASVEVVHASERELSIADLDLEDFPLYRPYPHLLSTAKLAGLGWESTPVDEAMAITVEDHRESDRDGRDEGPLREAEERVLGVLETI, from the coding sequence ATGGAACGTGCCCTGGTCATCGGCGGAACGAAATTCATCGGCCGGCATCTGGTCGTCGAACTGCTCGAGAACGAGTACGACGTCACGCTCTTCAACCGCGGGTCACACGAGAATCCATTCGCAGACGACCCGAACGTGGACCACTTCGAAGGTGACCGGACGAACGACGGCGCACTCGAGGCTGCCCGGGACGCCGTCGACCCGGACGTGGTCTTCGACGTTGTCGCCTACCATCCCCGGGACGTCGAGAGCGCGACCAGAATCTTCGCCGACGGGGACGCCTACGTCTACGTCTCGAGCGGCGAGGCATACGCCGTCGACGCCATCCCGAAACGGGAGGACGACACGCCGTGGCACGATTGTACCGACGAACAGGCTACCGACGACACCTTCGCGACCTACGGGAACCGGAAGGCAGAGGGAGACCGAGCCGTGGTTCGAGCCGCGGAGCGTGGCGTTCGTGCCATGTCGGTGCGGCCGCCCGTCGTGTACGGCCCACACGATTACCGCGAACGACTCGATTACTGGCTTCATCGAATCGACACGTACGATCGGATAGTGGTGCCCGGTGATGGGACGAACGTCTGGCATCGTGCCTTCGCCCCGGACCTCGCGACCGCTCTTCGACTCGTCGCCGAGGAGGGAACGGCCGGGGAAGTGTACAACGTCGCCGATCAGAACGCGGTTTCACTCGACCGGATGATAACCCTCGCCGTCGAAGCGTTGGACGCTTCCGTCGAGGTCGTCCACGCCAGCGAACGCGAACTCTCTATCGCCGACCTCGACCTCGAGGACTTCCCGCTGTATCGGCCGTATCCGCACCTCCTCTCGACGGCGAAACTGGCGGGACTTGGCTGGGAGTCGACGCCGGTCGACGAAGCGATGGCCATAACCGTCGAAGACCACCGCGAGAGCGACCGCGACGGCAGGGACGAGGGGCCGTTACGCGAGGCCGAAGAGCGAGTGCTCGGCGTCCTCGAGACGATCTGA
- the hemE gene encoding uroporphyrinogen decarboxylase, giving the protein MKERFLRAARGERTDRPPVWLMRQAGRYLPEYRDIRADYTFREAISTPDVAEEISLQPWERYRVDGVVMYSDILVALEPLDLEYHIESGVGPVVEEPIEEPRDVPEGQAPVSESLDYVGELLERLHDRVGDEAAVIGFAGGPFTLASYAVAGKPSRSHVPVRGFRAKHPDAFANLLETFADVVGEFLQYQVAHGADVVQLFDTYAGLLGPDDYEEFILPVHQRILETVDVPTIVFVRNMAGRLEQLRESGADVIGLDWTVDIEEARETLGDVPVQGNLDPSYLLGDPDFVAERTRELIQRAGDAGHILNLGHGVDRRTDPLAVEAFVRTAKSIER; this is encoded by the coding sequence ATGAAAGAACGGTTCCTCCGGGCCGCCCGTGGCGAGCGGACCGATCGTCCACCGGTCTGGCTGATGCGCCAGGCGGGACGGTACCTCCCCGAGTATCGCGACATCCGCGCCGACTACACGTTTCGCGAAGCCATCTCGACCCCGGACGTCGCAGAGGAGATTAGCCTCCAGCCCTGGGAGCGCTACCGCGTCGACGGTGTTGTCATGTACTCCGACATCCTCGTCGCGCTCGAACCGCTCGACCTCGAGTACCACATCGAATCCGGGGTCGGACCGGTCGTCGAGGAGCCGATCGAAGAGCCGAGAGACGTTCCCGAGGGCCAGGCGCCAGTATCGGAGTCCCTCGATTACGTCGGCGAGTTGCTCGAACGGCTGCACGACCGAGTCGGTGACGAGGCGGCCGTCATCGGCTTTGCCGGCGGGCCGTTCACCCTCGCCTCCTACGCCGTCGCGGGGAAGCCGTCTCGGTCGCACGTCCCCGTCAGGGGGTTCCGCGCGAAACATCCCGACGCCTTCGCGAATCTCCTCGAGACCTTCGCCGACGTGGTCGGGGAGTTCTTGCAGTATCAGGTCGCCCACGGAGCGGACGTCGTCCAGCTGTTCGACACGTACGCGGGACTGCTCGGCCCCGACGACTACGAAGAGTTCATCCTGCCCGTCCACCAGCGTATCCTCGAGACTGTGGACGTTCCGACTATCGTCTTCGTCAGAAACATGGCCGGCCGACTGGAGCAGTTACGGGAGAGCGGCGCAGACGTGATCGGCCTCGACTGGACGGTGGACATCGAGGAGGCCCGGGAGACGCTGGGCGACGTGCCGGTCCAGGGCAATCTCGACCCCTCGTACCTCCTCGGCGACCCGGATTTCGTCGCCGAACGGACCCGGGAGCTGATCCAGCGGGCCGGCGACGCCGGACACATCCTCAACCTGGGCCACGGCGTCGACCGGCGGACCGATCCGCTGGCCGTCGAGGCGTTCGTCAGGACGGCGAAATCGATCGAACGGTGA
- a CDS encoding S9 family peptidase — MSFDIERYLNVRSAYGPSLGVDGGLAFLMDTTGVPQVWRLDEPGEWPAQLTFDEERVAFVAASPTRPEFVYGKDEGGDEKVQLFRLAADGSKTTPLTDRPSAKHRWGGWSNDGDRFAFASNRRDESVFDVYVQGRDERGDDATLVHEGDGWLSVVGWSPDDDRLLVHEAHSSFDHDVFVLEVETGQFEHLTPHEGNVRYGSVEWGPDGESVFVCTDANADTLELARMDVTEGEMTVVESGGDWNVEAVTIHQESGRIAYSRNVEGYTELTTGRVDGATVTEQRPFDLPTGVLGGFDFGPDAQRLAVSLTASTDTANVHVFDLPSERRTRWTRAATAGIPRDTFREPDIVRYDSFDDLTIPALFTTPDASTPPYPVIVDVHGGPESQRRPSFNPVKQYFLAQGYAYFEPNVRGSTGYGKAYTHLDDVRKRMDAVRDVREGAAWLRSRADIDEDRIVAMGGSYGGFVVLAALTEYPDVWAAGVDIVGIANFITFLQNTGDWRRSLREAEYGSLEADREFLADISPINNIESIEAPLLVLHGRNDPRVPVGEAEQIAEEAAKHVPVETRIFDDEGHGFTKLENRIEAYRTIVDFLGEYV, encoded by the coding sequence ATGAGCTTCGACATCGAACGCTACCTCAACGTCCGGAGCGCGTACGGGCCGTCGCTGGGGGTCGACGGCGGGCTCGCGTTCCTCATGGACACCACCGGCGTCCCACAGGTCTGGCGGCTCGACGAGCCGGGCGAGTGGCCAGCTCAGTTGACCTTCGACGAGGAGCGCGTCGCCTTCGTCGCCGCCTCGCCCACCCGTCCCGAGTTCGTCTACGGCAAGGACGAGGGCGGCGACGAGAAGGTCCAGCTCTTCAGGCTGGCCGCGGACGGATCGAAAACGACCCCACTCACGGACCGGCCGTCCGCCAAACACCGGTGGGGCGGCTGGTCGAACGACGGCGACCGGTTCGCGTTCGCGTCGAACCGGCGGGACGAGTCCGTCTTCGACGTCTACGTCCAGGGACGAGACGAGCGTGGGGACGACGCCACCCTCGTCCACGAGGGCGACGGCTGGCTCTCTGTCGTCGGGTGGAGTCCCGACGACGACCGGTTGCTCGTCCACGAGGCCCACTCGAGTTTCGATCACGATGTCTTCGTGCTCGAGGTCGAGACCGGACAGTTCGAACACCTGACCCCCCACGAAGGCAACGTCAGATACGGAAGCGTCGAGTGGGGACCGGACGGGGAAAGCGTCTTCGTCTGTACCGACGCGAACGCCGACACACTCGAACTGGCCAGGATGGACGTCACGGAGGGTGAAATGACCGTCGTCGAATCGGGTGGGGACTGGAATGTCGAGGCGGTGACCATCCACCAGGAGTCCGGTCGTATCGCCTACTCCAGGAACGTCGAGGGCTACACCGAACTCACAACCGGGCGGGTCGACGGGGCCACCGTCACCGAACAGCGACCGTTCGACCTCCCGACGGGCGTCCTCGGCGGGTTCGATTTCGGTCCCGACGCGCAGCGACTGGCCGTCTCGCTCACCGCGAGTACCGACACCGCGAACGTCCACGTCTTCGACCTCCCGAGCGAACGCCGCACACGCTGGACCCGGGCCGCCACCGCCGGTATCCCCCGGGATACCTTTCGGGAACCGGACATCGTTCGCTACGACTCCTTCGACGACCTGACCATCCCCGCCCTCTTCACGACCCCGGACGCGTCCACACCCCCCTATCCGGTAATCGTCGACGTCCACGGGGGGCCGGAGAGCCAGCGGCGTCCCTCGTTCAACCCCGTCAAGCAGTACTTCCTGGCACAGGGCTACGCCTACTTCGAGCCGAACGTTCGGGGGTCGACGGGCTACGGCAAGGCCTACACCCACCTCGACGACGTTCGAAAGCGGATGGACGCCGTGCGAGACGTGCGAGAGGGAGCCGCCTGGCTCCGCTCCCGGGCGGACATCGACGAGGACCGCATCGTGGCGATGGGCGGATCCTACGGCGGGTTCGTCGTCCTGGCCGCTCTGACGGAGTATCCCGACGTGTGGGCGGCGGGGGTGGACATCGTCGGCATCGCGAACTTCATCACCTTCCTCCAGAACACCGGCGACTGGCGGCGCTCGCTCCGCGAGGCCGAATACGGCTCGCTCGAGGCGGACCGGGAGTTCCTCGCCGACATCTCGCCCATCAACAACATCGAATCGATCGAGGCGCCGTTGCTCGTCCTTCACGGTCGCAACGATCCCCGCGTACCAGTGGGTGAGGCCGAACAGATCGCCGAGGAGGCCGCCAAACACGTCCCCGTCGAAACCCGAATCTTCGACGACGAGGGCCACGGGTTCACCAAACTGGAGAACCGCATCGAAGCCTACCGCACCATCGTCGATTTCCTGGGTGAGTACGTCTGA
- the folP gene encoding dihydropteroate synthase yields the protein MRYDEAANFLLDLRRYRPKPGTASTADLLSWLDDPHEGPAHVQIAGSNGKGSTARMLERVLSETDLDVGLYTSPHLDDFRERIRVNDRTITETAVTEFAERIRPRVVERAADNDAPTFFEVMTTMALWYFDREDVDVAILEVGIGGRYDATSVVDPVASAVTSVTLEHTSVLGDTIEEIARDKATVAPAENPLVTGTTESALEAVSEVADSVTTVGDQDADVTATYGGITETYEASITLENADWTVETVIPLLGTHQATNAGIAAVLARQVTDVDESSIARGLRKATWPGRFEVVETDPAVVLDGAHNPGGMAAVAGTLAELPYDDLHVVVGSMQDKDHVGMASALPTPDTVTTCRPDTDRAEDQSVLEAVFDRVSDDVTAMSSVAAAVDRAIDEADADDCVLVTGSLFTIAEARRRWTRRFVTRNVDSLADARRTLERAHVTPPGVWRMRAKGHHRVVSTRVQNRQAQYLKEEMLSLGGECSISGLNDQTEGYLDVVLMGTLAQFNRLVTKLDGQPYGLSVFADDLRRALDIRTPSREREYPWEDRPAIMGILNVTPDSFHDGGQYDTTEAAVERAREMVDAGVDIIDVGGESTRPGAEPVAPTVERERVVPVIEALADLEVAVSVDTRDADVGRAALEAGADILNDVTGLDDPEMPFLAAAFDVPLVVMHSIDAPVDPTRDVEYDDVIDDVIDELAEAVHRAERAGLDRSQIIIDPGLGFGKSARENFALLDRIDEFHALGGPVLVGHSHKSMFAEIGLDADERGAATVAATALAADRGADIVRVHDVKANLDAVSTVLATNRED from the coding sequence ATGCGTTACGACGAGGCGGCAAACTTCCTCCTCGACTTACGCCGCTATCGACCCAAGCCCGGGACGGCGTCGACGGCGGACCTTCTCTCGTGGCTCGACGACCCCCACGAGGGGCCGGCGCACGTCCAGATCGCCGGTTCGAACGGCAAGGGGAGCACGGCACGGATGCTCGAACGCGTGCTGTCCGAGACCGACCTCGACGTCGGACTGTACACCTCTCCACACCTCGACGACTTCCGCGAACGGATCCGGGTGAACGACCGGACCATCACCGAGACGGCGGTCACCGAGTTCGCCGAACGCATCCGACCCCGCGTCGTCGAGCGCGCAGCGGACAACGACGCCCCGACCTTCTTCGAGGTGATGACCACGATGGCGTTGTGGTACTTCGACCGCGAGGACGTCGACGTCGCGATCCTCGAGGTCGGGATCGGTGGACGCTACGACGCGACGAGCGTAGTCGACCCGGTCGCCAGCGCGGTCACGAGCGTGACACTGGAGCACACGAGCGTCCTCGGAGATACCATCGAGGAGATCGCACGCGACAAGGCAACCGTCGCCCCGGCGGAGAACCCGCTCGTCACCGGCACCACCGAGAGCGCTCTCGAAGCGGTCTCCGAGGTGGCCGACAGCGTGACGACTGTCGGTGACCAGGACGCCGACGTGACCGCCACGTACGGCGGCATAACCGAAACGTACGAGGCGTCGATCACGCTCGAGAACGCGGACTGGACCGTGGAGACCGTAATCCCACTGCTGGGAACCCACCAGGCGACGAACGCCGGTATCGCCGCCGTGCTCGCGAGACAGGTCACGGACGTCGACGAATCGTCCATCGCACGAGGGCTCAGGAAGGCGACCTGGCCGGGGCGCTTCGAGGTCGTGGAGACGGATCCGGCCGTCGTCCTCGACGGCGCGCACAATCCGGGCGGGATGGCGGCGGTCGCCGGGACGCTCGCCGAGCTACCGTACGACGACCTCCACGTCGTCGTCGGATCGATGCAGGACAAAGACCACGTCGGCATGGCCTCGGCCCTCCCGACGCCGGACACCGTCACGACCTGTCGGCCGGATACGGACCGCGCGGAGGACCAGAGCGTCCTCGAGGCGGTCTTCGACCGCGTCAGTGACGACGTGACGGCAATGAGCAGCGTGGCGGCCGCCGTCGACAGGGCCATAGACGAGGCCGACGCCGACGACTGCGTGCTGGTCACTGGCTCGTTGTTCACCATCGCCGAGGCGAGACGGCGGTGGACGCGCCGATTCGTCACGCGAAATGTGGATTCACTCGCCGATGCGAGGCGGACACTCGAACGGGCTCACGTCACCCCACCGGGCGTCTGGCGGATGCGAGCGAAAGGACACCACCGGGTCGTCTCGACACGGGTCCAGAACCGCCAGGCGCAGTACCTCAAAGAGGAGATGCTGTCGCTGGGCGGGGAGTGTTCTATCTCCGGTCTCAACGACCAGACGGAAGGATACCTGGACGTCGTTCTCATGGGGACGCTCGCGCAGTTCAATCGGCTCGTGACGAAACTCGACGGGCAACCATACGGTCTCTCCGTCTTCGCCGACGACCTCCGGAGGGCCCTGGACATCCGTACACCGTCTCGAGAGCGGGAATATCCGTGGGAGGACCGGCCGGCGATCATGGGCATCCTGAACGTCACGCCCGACAGTTTCCACGACGGCGGCCAGTACGACACCACCGAGGCGGCCGTCGAGCGGGCACGGGAGATGGTCGATGCCGGCGTCGACATCATCGACGTCGGTGGAGAGAGCACCCGACCGGGAGCGGAGCCAGTTGCGCCCACGGTCGAACGCGAACGGGTTGTCCCCGTCATCGAGGCCCTCGCGGACCTCGAGGTAGCCGTCTCCGTCGATACCCGCGACGCCGACGTCGGCCGCGCGGCACTCGAGGCCGGTGCGGACATCTTGAACGACGTCACCGGGCTGGACGACCCCGAGATGCCCTTCCTCGCCGCAGCGTTCGACGTCCCACTGGTCGTCATGCACAGCATCGATGCACCCGTCGATCCGACGAGGGATGTCGAGTACGACGACGTCATCGACGACGTCATCGACGAACTCGCTGAAGCGGTCCACCGCGCCGAACGTGCGGGCCTGGATCGCTCGCAGATCATCATCGATCCGGGGCTGGGGTTCGGCAAGTCGGCCCGAGAGAACTTCGCCCTCCTCGACCGGATCGACGAGTTCCACGCACTGGGCGGGCCGGTCCTCGTGGGTCACTCCCACAAGTCGATGTTCGCCGAAATCGGGCTGGACGCCGACGAACGGGGGGCAGCGACTGTCGCGGCGACCGCCCTGGCAGCCGACCGTGGCGCGGACATCGTTCGGGTGCACGACGTGAAAGCAAACCTCGATGCGGTGTCGACGGTGCTCGCGACCAACCGAGAAGACTGA
- a CDS encoding NAD(P)-dependent glycerol-1-phosphate dehydrogenase: MFDKSTWIRLPRNVVVGHDALDDVGAVLADTHLTGRPLIVTSPTPKRVAADPIVEQLEADGLDPALTIVETATFESVEQVLEDARLADVSYLVGVGGGKAIDIAKMAADELGVGFISVPTAASHDGIVSGRGSVPEGDTRHSVAADPPIAVIADTSVIADAPWELTTAGCADIISNYTAVKDWQLANRLQNVEYSEYAGALSQMTAEMLVDRAESIKPGLEESAWVVVKALVSSGVAMSIAGSSRPASGAEHLFSHQLDRIAPGAALHGHQVGVGAIMTEYLHSGESGTWRSVRDALKSIDAPTTAEELGVDEEDVIQALTTAHEIRDRYTILGSGISEPAALQVAETTGVI; the protein is encoded by the coding sequence ATGTTCGACAAATCCACGTGGATTCGCCTCCCGCGGAACGTCGTCGTGGGCCACGACGCCCTGGACGACGTCGGTGCAGTGCTGGCGGACACGCACCTCACCGGCCGCCCACTCATCGTCACGAGTCCGACGCCGAAGCGGGTCGCCGCTGACCCGATCGTCGAGCAACTCGAGGCGGACGGCCTGGATCCCGCACTGACGATCGTCGAGACGGCAACCTTCGAGTCCGTCGAGCAGGTGCTCGAGGACGCCCGCCTGGCCGACGTCTCCTATCTCGTCGGCGTGGGGGGTGGCAAGGCCATCGATATCGCAAAGATGGCCGCCGACGAACTCGGCGTGGGGTTCATCTCCGTCCCGACCGCCGCGAGCCACGACGGCATCGTGAGCGGGCGGGGCTCGGTCCCCGAAGGCGACACCCGCCACAGCGTGGCCGCGGACCCACCCATCGCGGTCATCGCCGACACGAGCGTCATCGCCGACGCACCCTGGGAGTTGACGACCGCTGGCTGTGCGGACATCATCAGCAACTACACCGCCGTGAAGGACTGGCAACTCGCCAACCGTCTCCAGAACGTCGAGTACTCCGAGTACGCCGGCGCGCTCTCCCAGATGACGGCCGAGATGCTCGTCGATCGCGCCGAGTCCATCAAACCGGGCCTGGAGGAGTCCGCGTGGGTCGTGGTCAAGGCCCTGGTCTCCTCCGGGGTCGCGATGAGCATCGCCGGCTCTTCCCGCCCGGCCAGCGGTGCCGAACACCTCTTCAGCCACCAGCTGGACCGGATCGCGCCGGGAGCAGCGCTGCACGGTCACCAGGTCGGCGTCGGCGCCATCATGACGGAGTACCTCCACAGCGGCGAATCGGGCACCTGGCGGTCGGTTCGGGATGCGTTGAAGAGCATCGACGCGCCGACGACCGCCGAGGAACTCGGCGTCGACGAGGAGGACGTCATCCAGGCGCTGACGACCGCCCACGAGATTCGCGACCGGTACACCATCCTCGGCAGCGGTATCAGCGAACCGGCGGCGCTCCAGGTCGCGGAGACGACCGGCGTGATCTAA
- a CDS encoding SRPBCC family protein, with product MVGRIADGLGRLRDALAIEDTPEGLRIVVTRRIDAPPERVWELLVDTRRWPDWGPSVLDVETRSPRIEAGASGRVRTFFGRWLPFTVTRVSEWSWAWRIGPVQATGHRVVPQGDVCRAGFEVPLFAFPYVLVCWWALARIEVLATASSADNRPGRSDATDRSTDQADGPKGR from the coding sequence GTGGTCGGGAGAATCGCCGACGGTCTGGGCCGGCTCCGAGACGCGCTCGCGATAGAAGACACACCAGAGGGGCTCCGGATCGTCGTCACACGGCGGATCGATGCGCCGCCAGAGCGGGTCTGGGAGCTGCTGGTCGACACCCGCCGCTGGCCAGACTGGGGGCCAAGTGTACTCGACGTCGAAACACGGTCCCCGCGGATCGAAGCAGGGGCCAGTGGTCGGGTTCGCACGTTCTTCGGCCGCTGGCTTCCATTCACCGTTACGAGAGTCTCCGAGTGGTCGTGGGCCTGGCGAATCGGTCCCGTCCAGGCGACGGGACATCGTGTGGTTCCACAGGGTGATGTGTGTCGAGCGGGGTTCGAGGTCCCGCTGTTCGCGTTTCCGTACGTCCTCGTTTGCTGGTGGGCACTCGCACGGATCGAGGTGCTCGCCACAGCGTCCTCGGCCGACAATCGGCCCGGACGGTCGGATGCCACTGACCGTTCGACAGACCAGGCAGACGGGCCGAAAGGGCGTTAG
- a CDS encoding glycosyltransferase → MRVAFVSASTKHHEATDGAERLHALAADLVARGHEVVVFSTQWWDGEPDVFERDDIEYRAVTRHADDWTFPLGLPGDLRAFQPDVIHATCHPASHLLAARVGSSLTGAPLLAECYDPPAVQGSLARSLTEFAVRSADSVVTPSRTVRTRVREFGVPIDRIDVVPTGIEMDVVRDVEPADGGDIVFSRRLDEAANLETLLLSLAEFRKYDWTATIIGDGPERENYERQARDLRIEDRVDFVGDRSVAERIALFKNAHVYVHTAEYTPFAVDLLRALAAGCVGIVEYHADSSAHELVEQRSRGFTATNDEELTRRLVEAGDLERLSIDEEFAEFDRRSVLERYLQRYRDLQS, encoded by the coding sequence ATGCGCGTGGCGTTCGTGTCGGCGTCGACGAAACACCACGAAGCGACCGATGGCGCCGAGCGGCTCCACGCTCTCGCCGCCGACCTCGTTGCACGGGGCCACGAGGTCGTCGTCTTCTCGACGCAGTGGTGGGACGGGGAACCTGACGTCTTCGAACGCGACGATATCGAGTATCGGGCGGTCACCCGCCACGCCGACGACTGGACGTTTCCCCTCGGGCTCCCGGGCGACCTCCGTGCATTTCAGCCAGACGTCATCCACGCCACCTGTCACCCCGCGAGCCACCTCCTCGCCGCGAGAGTGGGGTCGTCGCTTACGGGGGCGCCCCTGCTCGCGGAGTGCTACGATCCGCCGGCGGTCCAGGGATCGCTCGCCCGCTCGCTCACCGAGTTCGCCGTTCGGTCGGCCGACAGTGTGGTGACTCCCTCCCGGACCGTCCGCACGAGAGTCCGCGAGTTCGGGGTTCCAATCGACCGTATCGACGTCGTTCCGACGGGCATCGAGATGGACGTCGTCCGAGACGTCGAGCCTGCCGACGGGGGCGACATCGTCTTCTCGCGACGGCTCGACGAAGCGGCGAACCTGGAGACCCTGTTGCTCTCTCTCGCGGAGTTCCGCAAGTACGACTGGACGGCGACGATCATCGGCGATGGGCCCGAGCGGGAGAATTACGAACGTCAGGCTCGCGACCTCCGAATCGAAGACCGCGTCGATTTCGTCGGCGACCGCTCCGTGGCGGAGCGCATCGCCCTGTTCAAGAACGCCCACGTCTACGTGCACACCGCGGAGTATACCCCCTTCGCCGTCGACCTGCTTCGGGCGCTCGCAGCGGGCTGTGTCGGCATCGTGGAGTACCACGCCGACTCGAGCGCGCACGAACTCGTCGAACAGCGCAGTCGTGGATTCACCGCCACGAACGACGAGGAACTCACCCGTCGGCTGGTCGAGGCCGGGGACCTGGAACGCCTCTCGATCGACGAGGAGTTCGCCGAATTCGATCGGCGGTCCGTCCTGGAACGATACCTCCAACGATACCGCGACCTGCAGTCCTGA